The DNA sequence TCAAGCGCTGCGAGGAGCTCCGCTTCATTGCTGTGGAGGTAATCTTTTTTGATCTGTTCGATCCGGTAATCCAATGAAGCCTCGATGTTCAGGTTTATGCCTTTCTGCATCGCATCAATCAACGAAGGCGGCAATACGGCCTGTCCGATCCGCTTGCTTTCGCCTTCAGTAAAGACGATCAGCGGCTCCTTCCAGCCAGCGGCGCTCTCGACCAACAGGCTCTCGAACATTTTTTGGTTGTGTGGCTGTTTCTTCTTAAGGCCGACGCCTCCGAAGACGGACCCTCTGTTGTTGGCGCAGGCTTCCAGATCAAGCACATTGGCTCCAAGCTTCTTCAGTTCCTCCAGGATGGCTGTTTTCCCGGTCCCGGTATTGCCGTAAAGGGTCACAAACTGGACCTTTTCGAACAATACAGGAATCATGTTGTTGATCGTGCTGCGGTAGTTTTTGTAGCCGCCTTCCATCCGGTGGACATTCATCCCCAAAGATTTGAGTAAGGAAAAAATCGAACTACTGCGGAATCCTCCCCTGCTGCAGAAGATGACGACTTGGTCGTAGGCTTTTGTATACTCCTGGAAGAGGCTGAACATTTCCGGTAATCTTGGGGAAATGGTTTGGATACCGTGGCTTTTAGCATCGTCGATCTTGCCGGCGACGTAAAGCGTCCCTACTGTTTTCCTATCCTCATCATCCAGGACCGGCACATTTACGGCACCCGGTATGGTTGACTTCGCATATTCTGACGGACTCCTGACGTCCACATACAGAATCGATTTGTCTCCGCGTTGCTGTTCTATTTCTTCATACGTTGCGACTGGTTTCAATTGGT is a window from the Trichococcus shcherbakoviae genome containing:
- the mnmH gene encoding tRNA 2-selenouridine(34) synthase MnmH, translated to MKPVATYEEIEQQRGDKSILYVDVRSPSEYAKSTIPGAVNVPVLDDEDRKTVGTLYVAGKIDDAKSHGIQTISPRLPEMFSLFQEYTKAYDQVVIFCSRGGFRSSSIFSLLKSLGMNVHRMEGGYKNYRSTINNMIPVLFEKVQFVTLYGNTGTGKTAILEELKKLGANVLDLEACANNRGSVFGGVGLKKKQPHNQKMFESLLVESAAGWKEPLIVFTEGESKRIGQAVLPPSLIDAMQKGINLNIEASLDYRIEQIKKDYLHSNEAELLAALDRLKSYLNEARVEGYKEQVRQHDFDAVIEDLLVKYYDPRYNFNKKEFSAIFRNEDAAATAEAILEWMKQRND